The Rhodoferax sediminis genome has a segment encoding these proteins:
- a CDS encoding alpha/beta fold hydrolase, protein MTPIPTFATLGAGPTILMLHGIGGGNLAFAPQVETFAASGYRAVAWDMPGYGHSAPIEPYTFKGLAQSCIALIEGLLASDDERRRAAPRREGPLGGQQRTRSDQRGGIILLGHSMGGMVAQEVVARRPELVNRLILCGTSPAFGKPDGDWQRDFVAQRTAPLDAGQSMAEMADSLVPQMIGPGSLPEGVKLATHCMAQVSPATYRRALQALVTFDRKANLPNIHVPTLLVAGEFDKNAPPAVMKKMAGQIAGSRYAELAGVGHLQNLEAPDEFDALVLDFLASSHKNLH, encoded by the coding sequence ATGACTCCAATACCGACCTTCGCCACGCTGGGCGCCGGCCCCACCATCCTCATGCTGCACGGCATCGGCGGCGGCAACCTGGCCTTTGCGCCGCAGGTGGAAACCTTCGCCGCCTCGGGCTACCGGGCCGTGGCCTGGGACATGCCCGGCTATGGCCACAGTGCGCCGATCGAGCCCTACACCTTCAAGGGGCTGGCGCAAAGCTGCATCGCGCTGATCGAAGGCCTGCTTGCCAGCGACGATGAGCGCCGCCGGGCCGCCCCAAGGCGCGAAGGCCCCCTCGGGGGGCAGCAAAGGACACGCAGTGACCAGCGTGGGGGCATTATTCTTTTGGGTCACAGCATGGGCGGCATGGTGGCGCAGGAAGTGGTGGCGCGCCGCCCCGAACTCGTCAACCGGCTGATCCTGTGCGGCACCTCGCCCGCGTTCGGCAAGCCCGATGGCGACTGGCAGCGCGATTTCGTCGCGCAACGCACCGCCCCGCTGGACGCCGGCCAGAGCATGGCCGAGATGGCCGATTCTCTGGTGCCGCAGATGATCGGCCCGGGCTCGCTGCCCGAAGGCGTGAAGCTGGCCACGCATTGCATGGCGCAGGTCAGCCCCGCCACCTACCGGCGCGCGCTGCAGGCGCTGGTCACGTTCGACCGCAAGGCGAACCTGCCGAACATCCATGTGCCCACGCTCTTGGTGGCCGGCGAGTTTGACAAGAACGCGCCGCCCGCCGTGATGAAAAAAATGGCCGGCCAGATTGCCGGCAGCCGCTACGCCGAGCTGGCGGGCGTCGGTCACTTGCAGAACCTCGAAGCCCCCGACGAATTCGATGCGCTGGTGCTCGACTTTCTCGCCAGTTCACATAAAAACCTTCACTAA
- a CDS encoding MarR family winged helix-turn-helix transcriptional regulator, giving the protein MKRDFSQRFGFLVNDVAKLYGEHFDRLARERIGLSRAQVRLLGALAMHGNERPLSQIELAHRLGLSAMGVATLCDRMAAAGWIRRRPSATDRRINEVHLEPRAEAALDTALSIGDTLHARVLAGLTPAERTQLLTLLGKARRGLLDLPADAQVPG; this is encoded by the coding sequence ATGAAAAGAGATTTCAGCCAGCGCTTCGGCTTCCTGGTCAACGACGTGGCCAAGCTTTACGGGGAACATTTCGACCGGCTGGCGCGCGAACGCATCGGCCTGTCGCGCGCGCAGGTCCGCCTGCTCGGCGCGCTGGCGATGCACGGCAACGAGCGGCCGCTGTCGCAAATCGAGCTCGCGCACCGGCTCGGCCTGAGCGCGATGGGCGTGGCAACGCTGTGCGACCGCATGGCGGCGGCCGGCTGGATCCGGCGCCGGCCCAGCGCGACCGACAGGCGCATCAACGAGGTGCATCTGGAGCCGCGGGCCGAGGCCGCGCTCGACACCGCACTGAGCATCGGCGACACCCTGCACGCCCGGGTGCTGGCCGGGCTCACGCCGGCAGAGCGCACGCAGTTGCTGACCCTGCTCGGCAAGGCCCGCCGCGGCCTGCTGGACCTGCCGGCGGATGCGCAGGTGCCGGGATGA
- a CDS encoding acyl-CoA dehydrogenase family protein — protein MNVVASLSFTPAVGDLPFTSQQCALLTLAHELGRDKFAPRAPQWDESATFPFANYDDLRETGLLGLCIPEAHGGLGADYATYMMVAAEIGRFCGATALTWNMHICSTLWTGVLADGIAMTGAQRAEHVRRRDLHFARVVNEGAIYAQPFSEGSAAAAGRAPFGTTARKVEGGWLINGKKIFASLSGAADYYGVLCTEDKGDQHPDAHDTLYISVPATAGGFSISGDWNPLGMRGTVSRNLTFKDVFVGDDEQLMPRGIYFKGAQTWPAMFFTLSPTYLGIANAAYDFTVRYLRGEVPGEPPVKRRQYPTKQIAVAQMRIQLESMRSLFTRAIAEAKPNPSKDEKLRLYAAHYSVMEGANDIARLALRTCGGQSMMKHLPLERLYRDSRCGALMLPWTAELILDRMGRETLYEAGERDE, from the coding sequence ATGAACGTTGTAGCAAGCCTGTCTTTCACACCGGCCGTGGGCGACCTGCCCTTCACCTCGCAACAGTGTGCGCTGCTGACGCTGGCGCACGAACTGGGCCGCGACAAGTTCGCGCCGCGTGCGCCGCAGTGGGACGAATCCGCGACTTTCCCGTTTGCCAATTACGACGACTTGCGCGAGACCGGCCTGCTGGGCCTGTGCATTCCCGAAGCGCATGGCGGCCTGGGCGCGGACTACGCTACCTACATGATGGTGGCGGCCGAGATCGGGCGTTTTTGCGGCGCCACGGCGCTGACCTGGAACATGCACATCTGCTCGACCCTGTGGACCGGCGTGCTGGCCGACGGCATAGCCATGACCGGGGCGCAGCGCGCGGAGCATGTGCGCCGGCGCGACCTGCACTTCGCGCGCGTCGTGAACGAAGGGGCAATCTATGCGCAGCCGTTTTCTGAAGGCTCGGCGGCGGCCGCCGGGCGCGCACCGTTCGGCACCACGGCGCGCAAGGTCGAGGGCGGCTGGCTGATCAACGGCAAAAAAATCTTCGCGAGCCTGTCGGGCGCGGCCGACTACTACGGCGTGCTGTGCACCGAAGACAAAGGGGACCAGCACCCCGACGCGCACGACACGCTGTACATCTCGGTGCCCGCCACGGCCGGGGGTTTTTCCATTAGCGGCGACTGGAACCCGCTGGGCATGCGCGGCACGGTCAGCCGCAACCTCACGTTCAAGGACGTGTTCGTGGGCGACGACGAGCAGCTCATGCCGCGCGGCATTTATTTCAAGGGCGCGCAGACCTGGCCGGCCATGTTCTTCACGCTGTCGCCCACCTACCTGGGCATCGCCAACGCGGCCTACGACTTCACGGTGCGCTACCTGCGCGGCGAGGTGCCCGGCGAGCCGCCCGTGAAGCGCCGCCAGTACCCGACCAAGCAGATCGCCGTGGCGCAGATGCGCATCCAGCTGGAGTCCATGCGCAGCCTGTTCACGCGCGCCATTGCCGAGGCCAAACCGAACCCGAGCAAGGACGAGAAGCTGCGCCTGTACGCCGCGCACTACAGCGTGATGGAAGGCGCCAACGATATCGCGCGTCTCGCGCTGCGCACCTGCGGCGGCCAGAGCATGATGAAGCACCTGCCGCTCGAGCGCCTGTACCGTGACAGCCGCTGCGGCGCGCTGATGCTGCCCTGGACCGCCGAGCTGATCCTCGACCGCATGGGCCGCGAAACCCTGTACGAGGCGGGTGAGCGCGACGAGTGA
- a CDS encoding DHA2 family efflux MFS transporter permease subunit produces MSAASITGAGNIAAAPAAGVPHRRMITLSIMLATIMQALDTTIANVALPHMQGSLQASQDQIMWVLTSYIVASAITLPLTGWLCGQWGRRRVFIVSVIGFTIASALCGLSTSLVGIVLARLLQGVFGAALVPLSQAVLLDINPREKVGQAMAIWGAGIMVGPILGPLLGGWLTENYNWRWVFFINLPVGLFALWGIARYLPESRPGRERLDIFGFATLSLAIGMLQLFLDRGQQLDWFDSWEIKLEAAAALVAFAFFVVHTWTAQGVSFFDRSLLKDRNFVTGLLFAFIVGMILYGTMALLPNLLQSLMDYPVIYTGEVTAPRGVGTMLAMIVVGRLVHRIDVRAIMALGFGLTAFALWQMTHLTLQMDANLIIVSGFIQGLGIGFTFVPLSTATFATLAPVLRHQGTPIYSLLRNIGSSVGISIVQALLTRGADTAHAQLAATVVPGNQGLVNLPSMLDPGTTTGLAILNAEVTRQGALIGYINDFSIMTVLTLAAIPLLLVMSSPRHTPAAVVGAIDADEAAAAVEVPH; encoded by the coding sequence ATGAGTGCCGCCTCCATCACCGGCGCCGGCAACATCGCTGCTGCACCCGCTGCCGGCGTGCCGCACCGGCGCATGATCACCCTGTCGATCATGCTGGCGACGATCATGCAGGCGCTCGACACCACGATCGCCAACGTCGCGCTGCCGCACATGCAGGGCAGCCTGCAGGCCTCGCAGGACCAGATCATGTGGGTGCTCACCTCCTACATCGTGGCCTCCGCCATCACGCTGCCGCTGACCGGCTGGCTGTGCGGCCAATGGGGCCGGCGCCGGGTGTTCATCGTCTCGGTGATCGGGTTCACGATCGCGTCAGCGCTGTGCGGCCTGTCGACCTCGCTCGTGGGCATCGTGCTCGCGCGCCTGCTGCAGGGCGTGTTCGGCGCGGCACTGGTGCCGCTGTCGCAGGCCGTGCTGCTCGACATCAACCCGCGCGAAAAGGTCGGCCAGGCCATGGCGATCTGGGGCGCGGGCATTATGGTGGGCCCGATCCTGGGCCCGCTGCTCGGTGGCTGGCTGACCGAGAACTACAACTGGCGCTGGGTGTTCTTCATCAACCTGCCGGTCGGCCTGTTTGCGCTATGGGGCATTGCCCGCTACCTGCCCGAGAGCCGGCCGGGGCGCGAGCGGCTGGACATCTTCGGCTTCGCCACGCTGTCGCTGGCCATCGGCATGCTGCAGCTGTTCCTCGACCGGGGCCAGCAGCTCGACTGGTTCGACTCCTGGGAGATCAAGCTGGAGGCGGCCGCCGCGCTCGTCGCCTTTGCCTTTTTCGTGGTGCACACCTGGACCGCGCAGGGCGTGTCGTTCTTCGACCGCAGCCTGCTGAAGGACCGCAATTTTGTCACCGGACTGCTGTTCGCGTTCATCGTCGGCATGATCCTGTACGGCACCATGGCGCTGCTGCCCAACCTGCTGCAAAGCCTGATGGACTACCCGGTGATCTACACCGGTGAGGTGACGGCGCCGCGCGGCGTCGGCACCATGCTGGCGATGATCGTGGTGGGGCGGCTGGTGCACCGCATCGACGTGCGCGCCATCATGGCGCTCGGTTTCGGACTCACGGCGTTCGCGCTCTGGCAGATGACGCACCTGACGCTGCAGATGGACGCCAACCTAATCATCGTCTCGGGCTTCATCCAGGGGCTGGGCATCGGCTTCACCTTCGTGCCGCTGTCCACCGCGACCTTCGCCACGCTGGCGCCGGTGCTGCGCCATCAGGGCACGCCCATCTACAGCCTGCTGCGCAACATCGGCTCAAGCGTCGGCATCTCGATCGTGCAGGCGCTGCTGACGCGCGGCGCGGATACGGCGCACGCGCAACTGGCGGCAACCGTCGTGCCCGGCAACCAGGGCCTCGTAAATCTGCCCTCGATGCTGGACCCCGGCACGACCACGGGGTTGGCGATCCTGAACGCCGAAGTCACACGCCAGGGCGCGCTGATCGGCTACATCAACGACTTCAGCATCATGACGGTCCTGACACTGGCCGCCATTCCGCTGCTGCTGGTCATGAGCAGCCCGCGCCACACGCCGGCGGCGGTCGTGGGCGCCATCGATGCGGACGAGGCCGCGGCCGCGGTCGAAGTGCCGCACTGA
- a CDS encoding VTT domain-containing protein: MDITAIIQAIQQHAEWVVFVSVLMQQVGLPVPAVPTLLVAGSLAASSSQATQMLAAAVLASVLADGIWYLAGRAFGYRILSGLCRLSINPGSCVSETEARFMRWGVWSLVIAKFVPGFSTVAPPIAGSLRMPLPSFLAAAGLGAALWAGLAILVGWWWRAQVEIAINAMSSHGASLVVVIALALAAWLLWKLWQKYRFGQMQTIPHITPSELVAALASDAPPLLLDFRGAALIAQTGPLAGAAQASLDDLPRAVSHWAKGRDIVTLCACPEDATAVRAAHGLRKLGYTSVRPLKGGYDSWVRHLGQQTGALAPAATP, encoded by the coding sequence ATGGACATCACTGCGATCATTCAAGCCATCCAGCAGCACGCGGAGTGGGTCGTGTTCGTCAGCGTGCTGATGCAGCAGGTGGGCCTGCCGGTCCCGGCGGTGCCGACACTGCTGGTGGCCGGCAGCCTCGCCGCCTCCTCCAGCCAGGCCACGCAAATGCTCGCGGCGGCCGTGCTGGCGTCGGTGCTTGCAGACGGCATCTGGTATCTGGCCGGGCGCGCCTTCGGCTATCGCATCCTGTCGGGTTTGTGCCGGCTGTCCATCAATCCGGGCTCCTGCGTGTCGGAGACGGAGGCGCGTTTCATGCGCTGGGGGGTGTGGTCGCTGGTGATCGCCAAGTTCGTCCCCGGGTTCTCCACGGTGGCGCCGCCCATCGCCGGCTCGCTGCGCATGCCGCTGCCGAGCTTTCTCGCGGCGGCGGGCCTTGGCGCGGCACTGTGGGCCGGGCTCGCAATTCTTGTCGGGTGGTGGTGGCGTGCGCAGGTGGAAATCGCCATCAACGCCATGAGCAGCCACGGCGCGAGCCTCGTCGTCGTGATCGCGCTCGCCCTGGCGGCCTGGCTGCTCTGGAAGCTGTGGCAGAAGTACCGTTTTGGGCAAATGCAGACCATCCCGCACATCACCCCATCGGAGCTGGTGGCGGCGCTGGCCTCGGACGCGCCGCCGTTGCTGCTCGACTTCCGTGGCGCCGCCCTGATTGCCCAGACGGGACCCCTGGCCGGCGCCGCCCAGGCCAGCCTGGATGATTTGCCCCGCGCTGTCAGCCATTGGGCCAAGGGCCGTGACATCGTGACCTTGTGCGCCTGCCCCGAAGACGCCACGGCGGTGCGCGCGGCGCATGGTCTGCGCAAGCTCGGCTACACCTCGGTGCGCCCGCTCAAGGGCGGCTATGACTCCTGGGTCCGACACCTGGGGCAACAGACAGGCGCCCTGGCACCCGCCGCAACGCCCTGA